One window of Triticum dicoccoides isolate Atlit2015 ecotype Zavitan chromosome 5A, WEW_v2.0, whole genome shotgun sequence genomic DNA carries:
- the LOC119298346 gene encoding cysteine proteinase inhibitor-like, whose product MEMWRHRVLGSVATLLLLLTLVQPFTLNQIAEDAPPTLGGIQDSPGPEKVYGGIEDWPGAENDLRVVDLARFAVSEHNSNTNAVLEFRKVVKVKRQVVEGMMYYITIEVDEGWAKKLYEAKVWDRPWLDSNPRKLSEFKPAEDKLCTLLRNMPAFLPRLNRAGCIEYK is encoded by the exons ATGGAGATGTGGAGACATCGAGTCCTAGGATCGGTGGCCACCCTGCTCCTGCTACTCACCCTCGTCCAACCGTTTACTCTGAACCAGATCGCGGAAGACGCGCCGCCGACGCTCGGAGGCATCCAGGACTCGCCGGGGCCAGAGAAGGTGTACGGAGGCATCGAGGACTGGCCGGGGGCAGAGAACGACCTCCGCGTCGTCGACCTCGCCCGCTTCGCCGTCTCCGAGCACAACAGCAACACC AATGCTGTGCTGGAGTTCCGGAAAGTGGTGAAGGTGAAGCGGCAAGTTGTTGAAGGCATGATGTATTACATTACAATCGAGGTGGATGAAGGCTGGGCAAAGAAGCTCTATGAAGCCAAGGTTTGGGACCGGCCGTGGCTGGATTCCAACCCCAGGAAGCTCTCGGAGTTCAAGCCGGCAGAGGATAAACTCTGTACCTTGTTGCGTAACATGCCTGCTTTTCTGCCGAGGTTGAATCGTGCAGGCTGTATTGAATATAAATAA